A single region of the Leptodactylus fuscus isolate aLepFus1 chromosome 5, aLepFus1.hap2, whole genome shotgun sequence genome encodes:
- the LOC142204917 gene encoding hydroxymethylglutaryl-CoA lyase, mitochondrial-like — protein MLAMTARRAVPWGLGAGWASGVLLRQVSSLPNYSFPKEVKIVEVGPRDGLQNEKSLVPTEVKIQLINMLSESGLQAIEATSFVSPKWVPQMADHIKVMHGIKRFPNVSYPVLTPNLTGFQKAVECGAKEIAIFGAASELFSKKNINCTIEESLQRFKEVTEAAKEANIPVRGYVSCVLGCPYEGKVSPSKVAEVAHKMFSMGCYEISLGDTIGVGTPGSMREMLTAVLDVIPAKALAVHCHDTYGQALANILVALQMGVQVVDSSIAGLGGCPYAQGASGNVATEDVVYMLHGLSIHTGVDLKKLTEAGAFICKALGRKSSSKVAQAMCKL, from the exons ATGTTAGCGATGACTGCCAGGAGAGCTGTGCCCTGGGGACTGGGTGCAGGCTGGGCCTCTGGGGTGCTGCTGCGGCAG GTCAGCTCTTTACCGAACTATTCTTTTCCTAAAGAGGTAAAAATTGTGGAAGTGGGACCGAGGGACGGACTGCAGAATGAAAAG TCTCTTGTTCCAACTGAAGTTAAAATCCAACTGATAAACATGTTATCTGAGTCTGGACTACAGGCAATAGAAGCTACAAGCTTTGTGTCTCCAAAATGGGTCCCACAg ATGGCAGATCATATCAAAGTAATGCATGGAATAAAGAGATTTCCCAACGTCAGCTACCCTGTGTTGACTCCAAATCTCACAGGATTTCAGAAGGCG GTTGAATGTGGCGCCAAAGAAATAGCTATATTTGGTGCAGCATCTGAACTTTTTAGTAAAAAGAATATTAATTGTACCATAGAAGAAAGCTTACAGAGATTCAAGGAAGTTACAGAAGCAGCTAAAGAAGCAAACATTCCTGTACGAGG GTATGTCTCTTGTGTTCTTGGCTGCCCATATGAAGGGAAGGTGTCTCCTAGTAAAGTTGCTGAA GTGGCACACAAAATGTTTTCCATGGGTTGCTATGAGATCTCCTTAGGGGATACTATCGGAGTAGGGACTCCTGGCAGCATGCGAGAAATGTTGACAGCAGTTCTTGATGTGATTCCTGCCAAGGCGCTAGCTGTTCACTGTCATGATACCTATGGACAGGCTCTGGCAAACATACTTGTGGCTCTACAG ATGGGAGTGCAAGTGGTGGATTCCTCAATTGCTGGTTTAGGTGGGTGTCCATATGCACAAGGAGCTTCTGGGAACGTAGCCACAGAAGATGTTGTTTATATGCTGCATGGTCTTAGCATTCACACG GGCGTTGATTTAAAGAAGCTTACAGAAGCTGGGGCCTTTATCTGCAAAGCTCTGGGAAGAAAAAGTAGTTCTAAAGTGGCACAAGCAATGTGCAAACTGTGA
- the LOC142203223 gene encoding uncharacterized protein LOC142203223, translating into MDKEKVDIVQETEEVTGKYENVVDTRKQTARSSKKPSNDHKPCHCMDCGKSFTRKSSLIVHQRIHTGEKLFMCSECGKRFGLKSSMVRHMRTHTPKSQKICPECGKCFSRYPSLFQHQKVHRKGRLHKCPSCEKSFTWASQLLVHQKIHKKDPEPDKSDCTENGKDLAKGSTQKNILCLVCGMYLKGNRAVMRHQRLHNEPATADITISNDGVTHDMPSIVNEDCNIPLSLQSGNGVDQTKDGSFYGKKNTHEVEKRVLCIDCGKSFTRKSSLIVHQRIHTGEKQFMCSQCGKRFGLKSSLVRHMKTHSPKILLQQQKVHRRHKPYQYPQCEKSFSQTSKLHERNHKAEISYAKSEPGNPDFLDKVNNHVKDKTAEKSYTCLECGKSFQRRTAFIRHQRIHKGNSCLFNTRNSISNMDTKSGTTCSISAVYKDDTEAPKQEQSYVTERSNPGIDKKSYIVIKYGNDRDWKVRKEAKCISCINCGKCFTRKSSLIVHQRIHTGEKLFMCTDCGKRFSLKSSLVRHIRTHSPKMLNICSDCGRSFNRYPSLFQHQKVHRRENPYKCPHCEKRFCGASQLLFHQRAHKIERFYPRSEPGHDPDSQDQLSQRIRDSCAAKSHVCLECGKHFTEQHLLIRHHKAHIRNSELSSDTNLEFDAVSNIPHLEAEHNCNLSPEVILKKTKRQDMYSAVSRATESETVVKSEIDDSVCKPRLSSSRRAYHCIQCGKNFTRKSSLIVHQRIHTGEKRFICTYCGKRFSFKSSLVRHLRAHTGQMLNVCSECGIYFSRYCDLLLHLENHIDGESTKSQNNEDLCTHLSTPSWENEPDISESITEGSSGKADENRIHSEQPILNVLNSHNSGGDLWNGSDQILKRAKSTERSFLCSECGKKFTRKSSLIVHQRIHTGEKLFMCTECGKRFGLKSSMVRHMKIHNAAK; encoded by the exons ATGGATAAAGAAAAGGTCGATATTGTACAAGAGACAGAAGAAGTAACTGGGAAATATGAAAATGTAGTTGACACCAGAAAGCAAACTGCTCGAAGTAGTAAGAAGCCTTCCAATGACCACAAACCATGTCATTGTATGGACTGCGGGAAAAGCTTTACACGGAAGTCATCCCTTATTGTAcatcagagaatacacacaggGGAAAAGCTTTTCATGTGCTCAGAGTGTGGGAAGAGGTTTGGCCTCAAGTCTTCTATGGTTCGACACATGAGGACTCACACCCCGAAGTCACAAAAAATCTGCcctgaatgtggcaaatgtttcagTCGCTATCCTAGTCTTTTCCAGCACCAGAAAGTTCATAGAAAGGGAAGACTCCATAAATGTCCGTCCTGTGAGAAAAGTTTTACTTGGGCATCACAATTACTAgttcatcaaaaaattcacaaaaaggaTCCAGAGCCTGATAAATCTGACTGTACTGAAAATGGGAAGGATCTGGCCAAAGGTAGCACGCAGAAGAATATCTTATGTCTAGTGTGCGGGATGTACCTTAAAGGGAATAGAGCTGTAATGAGACATCAGAGATTGCACAATG AACCTGCTACTGCTGACATCACTATCAGTAATGATGGAGTCACACATGACATGCCCTCTATTGTAAATGAAGACTGTAATATACCCCTATCCTTGCAGTCAGGAAATGGCGTAGACCAGACGAAAGATGGGTCATTTTATGGTAAGAAAAACACTCATGAAGTAGAAAAACGTGTCCTGTGTATTGACTGCGGAAAAAGCTTTACACGGAAATCATCCCTTATTGTCCATCAGAGAATACATACGGGAGAGAAGCAATTCATGTGCTCACAATGTGGCAAAAGGTTTGGCCTCAAATCTTCTCTGGTCAGACACATGAAAACTCACTCTCCAAAAATATTGCTCCAGCAACAGAAGGTGCACAGGAGACATAAACCCTATCAGTATCCTCAGTGTGAGAAGAGCTTCTCCCAAACTTCAAAGCTTCATGAGCGAAACCATAAAGCCGAAATATCTTATGCAAAATCAGAACCTGGAAACCCTGACTTTCTAGACAAAGTGAATAACCATGTCAAGgataaaactgcagaaaaatcctATACATGTCTTGAATGTGGAAAGTCCTTTCAACGTCGTACTGCATTTATAAGACATCAGAGGATCCATAAAG GTAACAGTTGTCTATTTAATACCCGCAATAGTATTTCTAACATGGATACCAAATCTGGAACAACCTGCAGTATTTCTGCTGTTTATAAAGATGACACAGAAGCTCCCAAACAAGAACAGTCTTATGTCACGGAGAGATCAAATCCAGGAATAGATAAAAAGAGTTATATTGTCATTAAATATGGAAATGATAGAGACTGGAAAGTCAGGAAAGAGGCAAAATGCATCTCGTGTATTAACTGTGGAAAATGCTTCACACGGAAGTCATCCCTCATTGTACATCAGAGAATACACACCGGAGAGAAGCTTTTCATGTGCACAGATTGTGGCAAGAGGTTTAGCCTGAAGTCGTCATTGGTCAGACACATTAGAACTCACTCTCCAAAAATGCTCAATATCTGTTCAGATTGTGGTCGGAGCTTTAATCGCTACCCCAGTCTTTTCCAGCACCAGAAAGTCCACAGGAGAGAGAATCCCTATAAATGTCCTCATTGTGAGAAGCGTTTCTGTGGAGCTTCACAACTTTTGTTTCATCAGAGGGCACATAAAATAGAGAGGTTTTATCCCAGATCAGAACCGGGACACGATCCTGATAGCCAAGACCAACTGAGCCAACGTATAAGAGACAGCTGTGCAGCAAAGTCTCATGTATGTCTGGAATGTGGAAAACACTTCACGGAGCAACATCTGTTGATCAGACATCACAAAGCGCATATAC GTAACAGTGAATTGTCCAGTGATACAAATTTGGAGTTTGATGCAGTTTCTAATATTCCTCATTTAGAAGCAGAACACAATTGCAATCTTTCACCAGAAGTCATCTTGAAAAAAACAAAGCGTCAAGACATGTATAGTGCGGTGTCAAGAGCCACAGAATCTGAGACAGTAGTGAAATCTGAAATTGATGACTCCGTTTGCAAGCCAAGGTTGTCGAGCAGCAGAAGGGCCTACCACTGTATCCAGTGTGGGAAAAATTTTACTCGCAAGTCATCTCTCATTGTCCATCAGAGAATACACACTGGAGAGAAACGTTTTATATGCACATACTGTGGGAAGAGGTTTAGCTTTAAATCCTCCCTAGTAAGACATCTGAGGGCCCACACTGGGCAGATGCTCAATGTCTGCTCAGAATGTGGCATATATTTTAGTCGATACTGCGATCTGTTATTACACTTAGAGAATCATATCG ATGGTGAGTCCACCAAGAGCCAGAATAATGAAGACCTATGCACACATCTGTCTACTCCTTCCTGGGAAAATGAGCCTGACATTTCAGAATCTATCACTGAAGGCAGTTCAGGGAAAGCAGATGAAAACAGAATCCATTCAGAGCAACCCATATTAAATGTGCTAAATAGTCACAATTCAGGAGGAGATCTTTGGAATGGATCTGATCAAATACTAAAGAGAGCTAAGTCTACAGAAAGGTCCTTCTTGTGCTCAGAGTGTGGGAAAAAATTCACCCGAAAGTCATCCCTTATTGTACACCAAAGaatacacacaggagagaagctctTCATGTGTACAGAATGTGGCAAGAGGTTCGGACTGAAGTCTTCAATGGTCAGACACATGAAGATTCATAATGCAGCCAAATAA